From Permianibacter aggregans, a single genomic window includes:
- a CDS encoding family 20 glycosylhydrolase → MPVCRTVIVVILVFFLTAACSQSEQKTPTDNRLDQAALNELANQLQLQYRLVDNQPAQGCDPKQTDGQCFLAVLELKSPIDWPHRNWQLYLSHVAYIQQATSEAFSLTHINGDLYRLQPKPSWRGFDANQSYSINLYAHNWSLHESDVMPNLYLHAPGLQPAVIKASVDQWQEHNADKRPAHLLPYAETGVDLHRSAADVTPLATPAWLAEQYQWQTPKPEAIATRIIPAVAKQQMLAGEALDLSRGFAIDESDLRARFPAIAEEMQQQQWLRENGIPLQITVPKDKKTSQPQESYRLSLNAARVVIESPSETGAFYALQTLLALAASDQPVPPQIIDDAPHFGFRGLHIDVARNFQSKQEIQSLIRQMARYKLNKLHLHLADDEGWRLEIPALPELTDVGAFRCHDLNEQQCLLPQLGSGPHRDSPINGFLSAKDYQDLLKFAEQHHIEIIPALDMPGHARAAIVAMKVREQRLQAAGKADAALTHRLHDPEDKTEYLSIQYYRDNTINPCIDTSYQFVATILDEVKRLHNEAGVPLITFHVGADETPGAWGQSPACSAQRKEGESEHDFHHRLNAQFLSKVQVMLTERDITMAGWSDGMATLLSAKVDAPMQVNAWGGLAGDGHKLAHQFANAGHRVVLSFPDVLYFDFPYVAAPEEPGYYWGARRVDLRKVFSFMPDNLPAHAEIWRDRNEQPFAIDERREQGGEPLNAGVRFAGIQGQLWSETVRTPERLHYMIYPRLLALAERAWHKPDWALPYDHNGRRYGANSAHFNDELKQRLEQDWQAFVHRFADIEWQRLEQDGVQYRIPPVGARRIGEQLELVPGYPGWPVFFRYSAQDTWQRYETAIKAQAGMEFRGSNPSQTRFGRINRLENEARR, encoded by the coding sequence ATGCCGGTTTGCCGCACAGTAATCGTCGTTATATTGGTTTTCTTTCTGACCGCGGCCTGTAGCCAAAGCGAGCAGAAAACCCCGACGGACAATCGCCTCGATCAAGCGGCACTGAACGAGCTGGCCAATCAACTGCAATTGCAGTATCGCTTGGTCGACAATCAGCCGGCGCAGGGCTGCGATCCGAAGCAGACCGATGGCCAATGCTTTCTGGCGGTGCTGGAGCTGAAAAGTCCGATCGATTGGCCTCACCGGAATTGGCAGTTGTATCTATCGCATGTTGCCTATATCCAACAAGCTACCAGCGAGGCGTTTTCGCTGACTCATATCAATGGCGATCTGTATCGACTGCAACCGAAGCCTTCTTGGCGAGGCTTCGACGCCAATCAATCCTATTCGATAAACCTTTATGCGCATAACTGGTCGCTGCATGAAAGCGACGTGATGCCCAATCTTTACCTGCATGCGCCTGGTTTGCAGCCAGCCGTGATCAAAGCCAGTGTTGATCAGTGGCAAGAGCACAATGCCGATAAACGACCAGCACATCTGCTGCCGTATGCGGAAACCGGTGTAGATCTGCATCGCAGCGCTGCTGACGTCACACCGCTGGCTACACCGGCGTGGTTGGCTGAGCAATATCAATGGCAAACACCCAAACCAGAAGCCATTGCCACACGAATCATTCCGGCCGTGGCCAAGCAACAGATGCTTGCTGGCGAAGCGCTGGATCTCAGCCGCGGATTTGCCATCGACGAGAGTGATTTGCGTGCTCGCTTTCCCGCCATTGCCGAGGAAATGCAACAACAGCAATGGTTACGCGAGAATGGCATTCCATTGCAGATAACCGTGCCGAAAGACAAAAAGACCAGTCAGCCGCAAGAGTCGTATCGCTTGAGTCTGAACGCGGCGCGAGTGGTGATCGAAAGCCCGTCGGAAACCGGGGCGTTTTATGCGTTGCAAACGCTGTTGGCATTGGCCGCCTCTGATCAACCTGTTCCGCCGCAAATCATCGACGATGCGCCGCATTTCGGCTTTCGTGGCCTGCACATCGATGTCGCGCGTAATTTTCAATCGAAACAGGAAATCCAGTCGCTGATTCGACAAATGGCGCGCTACAAGCTGAACAAGCTGCACCTGCATTTGGCGGATGATGAAGGCTGGCGTCTGGAAATTCCGGCGCTACCGGAGCTGACCGACGTGGGGGCCTTCCGTTGTCATGATCTGAACGAGCAGCAGTGCTTGTTGCCACAGCTTGGCAGCGGCCCGCATCGTGACTCACCGATCAATGGCTTCTTGAGTGCCAAGGATTATCAGGATCTATTGAAGTTTGCCGAACAGCATCATATTGAGATCATTCCGGCGCTTGATATGCCGGGTCATGCGCGCGCAGCCATTGTTGCGATGAAAGTACGCGAGCAGCGCCTGCAGGCGGCAGGAAAGGCGGACGCCGCCTTGACGCATCGTTTGCACGACCCCGAGGATAAAACGGAATATCTGTCGATTCAGTACTACCGCGATAACACGATCAACCCCTGCATCGACACCAGTTACCAGTTTGTCGCAACGATTCTTGACGAAGTCAAACGCCTGCACAACGAAGCGGGCGTGCCGCTGATAACATTTCATGTTGGCGCAGATGAAACCCCCGGTGCCTGGGGACAATCGCCGGCCTGTTCGGCGCAGCGAAAGGAAGGCGAGAGCGAGCATGATTTTCACCATCGCTTGAACGCGCAATTCCTGAGCAAAGTGCAGGTGATGTTGACCGAGCGCGACATCACGATGGCCGGTTGGAGCGATGGCATGGCGACGCTGTTGTCGGCCAAAGTTGATGCGCCGATGCAGGTGAATGCCTGGGGTGGATTGGCTGGCGATGGCCACAAGCTTGCCCATCAATTCGCCAACGCCGGTCACCGTGTCGTGCTCAGCTTTCCGGATGTGTTGTATTTCGATTTCCCTTACGTCGCGGCGCCGGAAGAGCCCGGTTATTACTGGGGCGCACGTCGCGTTGATTTGCGCAAAGTGTTTTCGTTCATGCCGGACAACCTGCCGGCTCATGCCGAGATCTGGCGTGATCGCAACGAGCAGCCGTTTGCGATTGATGAACGACGCGAGCAGGGTGGTGAACCGTTGAACGCCGGTGTTCGCTTTGCTGGCATTCAAGGCCAGCTCTGGAGCGAAACCGTGCGCACACCTGAGCGTTTGCATTACATGATTTACCCGCGTTTGTTGGCACTGGCTGAACGCGCTTGGCACAAACCCGATTGGGCGCTGCCGTACGACCACAATGGTCGTCGATATGGTGCCAATAGCGCGCATTTCAACGATGAACTGAAGCAGCGCCTTGAGCAGGATTGGCAGGCATTTGTTCATCGCTTTGCCGACATCGAATGGCAGCGTTTGGAACAGGATGGCGTGCAGTACCGGATTCCGCCGGTCGGCGCACGCCGCATCGGTGAGCAGTTGGAGTTGGTGCCGGGTTATCCGGGCTGGCCGGTGTTTTTCCGTTACTCAGCGCAAGACACTTGGCAGCGTTACGAAACAGCCATCAAAGCCCAAGCAGGAATGGAGTTTCGTGGCAGCAACCCGAGCCAGACGCGCTTTGGCCGGATTAACCGGTTGGAGAATGAAGCACGACGGTAA
- the nagK gene encoding N-acetylglucosamine kinase: MLGWTNQRPKSTCLSGDFRPTTTQVKNDMWFIGVDGGGSKCRALISDEKGRTLGVGLGGPANPLHGYEQAVASVMSAIRDALHDAGLERRALTESIACLGLAGVNLPSLRQRMLAWQHPFAGLHLVTDLHIACRAAHDGGDGAVIISGTGSCGVAVVGDTETIFGAHGFPMGDKGSGAWLGLEALRYYLLADDGFVERGALYKAFQQHFQTDDALAIIEVMAGKGSSAYAALAKLVFNSAEQHDEHAIAMLKDGANYLDQLADKLLRCGPPRLTMVGGLTECWQPWLRADIAAQLEPALIAPEAAAAKLAHAQAHKRSA, encoded by the coding sequence TTGCTAGGATGGACCAATCAAAGGCCAAAAAGCACTTGTCTTAGCGGTGACTTCAGGCCAACAACTACACAGGTTAAAAACGACATGTGGTTTATCGGAGTTGACGGCGGCGGCAGTAAATGCCGTGCCTTGATAAGCGATGAAAAAGGTCGGACGCTCGGGGTTGGGCTGGGGGGCCCGGCCAATCCGTTGCACGGATACGAGCAGGCCGTGGCATCGGTGATGAGCGCGATTCGCGACGCATTGCACGATGCAGGGCTGGAGCGTCGAGCGTTGACTGAAAGCATCGCCTGTCTGGGGTTGGCGGGCGTGAACCTGCCGTCGCTGCGTCAACGCATGCTCGCCTGGCAGCATCCGTTCGCCGGACTGCATCTGGTCACTGATCTGCACATTGCTTGCCGGGCAGCGCATGACGGTGGCGATGGTGCGGTGATTATTTCCGGTACTGGTTCCTGCGGCGTGGCGGTCGTTGGCGACACCGAAACGATTTTCGGTGCCCACGGTTTTCCGATGGGTGACAAAGGCAGCGGTGCCTGGCTCGGTTTGGAAGCGCTGCGTTACTACTTATTGGCCGATGATGGTTTTGTCGAACGCGGCGCACTGTATAAGGCGTTCCAACAGCATTTTCAAACCGACGATGCGTTAGCCATTATTGAAGTGATGGCCGGCAAAGGCTCATCGGCTTACGCCGCATTGGCGAAACTGGTGTTCAACAGCGCTGAACAACACGATGAACATGCCATTGCCATGCTGAAAGATGGCGCGAATTATCTGGATCAGTTGGCCGACAAATTACTGCGCTGCGGTCCGCCGCGGTTAACGATGGTCGGCGGTCTGACCGAATGCTGGCAACCGTGGTTGCGAGCCGATATCGCGGCACAGCTTGAGCCGGCATTGATTGCTCCGGAAGCCGCAGCCGCCAAACTGGCGCATGCGCAAGCCCACAAGCGCAGTGCCTGA
- a CDS encoding DUF5009 domain-containing protein produces the protein MSGERLHSLDALRGFSMLMIIGFDYLVIALAKAWPAPFMQVLAEQFQHVPWHGFHFYDLVFPLFIFVSGATLVLRPLSLAEQPWSLRKPYYRKLLLRVLLLVLLGIVYNHGWGKGLPASVDEVRYASVLARIGIAWGVAALIVWHCSIRQQLLIGVVILFGYPLLQWLGGLWLAEQHECTSGWLSASCSVNAFIDQQWLPGIRYRDAPVDPEGLLSQIPAVLNALAGYWTTRWLMHYQLSKQRRVLKALAMAIAVAVFIALLVSIVYPLNKTLWTSSFALLTSALSAALLLAFFLVIDCLKWRQWANPLYWIGYNALLIYLLTALFNWAYPVRSMFGQWIKLLTEPWQPVISIVLILFLQLWLLRWLFQKRLAIRL, from the coding sequence ATGAGCGGCGAACGGCTGCATTCGCTGGATGCCCTGCGTGGCTTCAGCATGCTGATGATTATCGGCTTTGATTATCTCGTTATCGCGCTGGCCAAGGCCTGGCCAGCGCCGTTCATGCAAGTCTTGGCCGAACAGTTCCAGCATGTGCCTTGGCACGGCTTTCATTTCTACGATCTGGTTTTTCCGTTATTTATATTTGTCTCTGGCGCAACGCTGGTGTTGAGGCCATTGTCGCTGGCCGAACAACCCTGGTCGCTGCGCAAACCGTATTACCGCAAACTCTTGCTGCGAGTTTTACTTCTGGTTCTGCTTGGTATTGTCTACAACCACGGCTGGGGTAAAGGCCTTCCAGCGAGCGTGGACGAGGTGCGCTACGCCAGCGTGTTGGCGCGTATTGGTATCGCCTGGGGTGTCGCTGCACTGATCGTTTGGCATTGTTCGATACGACAGCAGTTACTGATTGGCGTGGTGATTCTGTTTGGCTATCCATTATTGCAATGGCTTGGCGGACTTTGGTTGGCAGAACAACACGAGTGCACAAGCGGTTGGTTAAGCGCTTCATGTAGCGTCAATGCATTTATCGATCAGCAGTGGTTGCCGGGTATCCGCTATCGTGATGCACCGGTAGACCCGGAAGGCTTGCTGTCGCAGATCCCGGCCGTATTAAATGCGCTGGCGGGCTACTGGACCACGCGTTGGCTGATGCACTATCAGCTGTCAAAACAACGTCGTGTGCTAAAAGCATTGGCGATGGCGATCGCTGTTGCCGTCTTCATTGCTCTGCTGGTCAGCATCGTTTATCCGCTGAATAAAACTTTGTGGACGAGCAGTTTTGCCTTGCTGACTTCGGCATTGAGCGCTGCGCTGTTATTGGCTTTTTTTCTGGTAATCGATTGCCTGAAGTGGAGGCAATGGGCAAATCCGTTGTACTGGATTGGTTACAACGCGCTGCTGATTTACTTGCTGACGGCGTTATTCAACTGGGCGTATCCAGTCCGCAGTATGTTCGGTCAATGGATCAAATTGTTAACTGAACCGTGGCAGCCAGTGATCAGTATCGTGCTGATTTTGTTTTTGCAGTTGTGGTTGTTGCGCTGGTTGTTTCAGAAGCGCTTGGCGATTCGCTTGTAG
- the nagA gene encoding N-acetylglucosamine-6-phosphate deacetylase — translation MSIQHFLPTAVFDGRQLHYGVSITIADGRVQHIGGQETRAEKLDGILVPGFVDLQVNGGGGVLFNDEPSVNALKIIARAHAQFGTTAMLPTVISDRLDVMQRAANAIGEARAQKLPGIIGVHFEGPHLSEIKRGVHAAEQLREMDQQELAIYQNEALGHRLLTVAPEKVSAARLRQLHATSVVISLGHSNASAAQTMQALDAGASGFTHLFNAMSGITAREPGVIGAALLHQGSYAAVIADGVHVADENLQLAFRCKGAERLMLVTDAMPPVGCADGEFLLYGQPVTREGMVLRDQSGALAGSVLDMASAVRHMVERIGVRPEQAWRMASAIPAEFIGAGHYLGYLRPGYQADMVLLDDKQQVRQTWINGEAVFCGI, via the coding sequence ATGAGCATTCAACACTTTCTTCCCACCGCCGTTTTCGATGGGCGCCAGCTTCACTATGGTGTCAGCATCACGATTGCCGACGGACGAGTACAGCATATCGGCGGTCAGGAAACGCGTGCAGAAAAACTCGACGGCATACTGGTACCGGGTTTTGTCGACTTGCAGGTCAACGGCGGCGGTGGCGTGCTGTTCAATGATGAGCCTAGCGTCAACGCCTTGAAAATTATCGCCCGCGCCCATGCCCAGTTTGGCACGACCGCGATGCTGCCAACGGTGATCAGCGATCGTCTTGATGTCATGCAGCGTGCGGCGAATGCGATTGGCGAAGCACGCGCGCAAAAACTGCCCGGTATCATTGGTGTCCATTTTGAAGGTCCGCATTTATCGGAAATCAAACGCGGTGTTCATGCCGCCGAGCAGTTGCGAGAAATGGATCAGCAAGAGCTGGCCATTTATCAGAACGAAGCCTTGGGTCATCGCTTGCTGACCGTCGCGCCGGAAAAAGTTTCGGCGGCCCGTCTGCGGCAACTGCATGCAACCAGCGTTGTCATCTCACTCGGTCACAGTAACGCCAGCGCCGCGCAAACGATGCAGGCACTCGATGCCGGCGCCAGCGGTTTCACCCATTTGTTCAACGCCATGTCCGGTATCACCGCTCGTGAGCCGGGCGTTATCGGCGCCGCGCTACTGCATCAAGGTAGCTATGCAGCGGTGATTGCCGATGGTGTCCATGTCGCCGATGAAAACCTGCAACTGGCTTTTCGTTGCAAAGGCGCTGAGCGTTTGATGTTGGTCACCGACGCGATGCCGCCGGTCGGTTGCGCAGACGGGGAATTCCTGTTGTACGGTCAACCGGTAACGCGCGAAGGTATGGTGTTGCGCGATCAGTCCGGCGCCTTGGCCGGTTCGGTACTCGATATGGCGAGCGCGGTTCGTCATATGGTTGAGCGTATCGGCGTTCGACCTGAACAGGCTTGGCGCATGGCGTCGGCGATACCCGCTGAGTTTATTGGTGCCGGACATTATCTGGGCTATTTACGACCGGGCTATCAGGCCGATATGGTATTGCTCGACGACAAACAACAGGTGCGACAAACCTGGATTAATGGAGAGGCCGTGTTTTGCGGAATTTAG
- the nagB-II gene encoding glucosamine-6-phosphate deaminase NagB-II → MNTVTPTLMETEARETPQRLIEQAARNAATLSSLCSRLRNQAPVACMMIGRGTSDHAGVFGKYLIEIELGVPVFPAAPSIATVYDKQLRLHNMLAIAISQSGKSPDIIRQAEYAKEGGALVLAMVNDEHSPLAQIADVVLPLMAGTEQAVAATKSYLCSLSLLLQLVAQWKQDAALIEALEKLPRHLMAACNTSTQLRPEMLQNTEHLICLGRGLGYAIGKEMALKLKEVCSLHAEAFSSAEFLHGPIALANRPLSVLDIGIQDEAWQAHKVQVEHLRSRNIGPIALSCPVRDVHPRLQPLLLMQRFYLDVAAVAVARGFNPDAPTGLKKVTATL, encoded by the coding sequence ATGAACACCGTCACGCCAACCCTGATGGAAACCGAAGCCCGGGAAACGCCGCAACGCCTTATCGAACAAGCCGCGCGCAATGCCGCGACGCTGTCATCCTTGTGCAGTCGCTTGCGCAATCAAGCACCAGTCGCCTGCATGATGATCGGCCGCGGCACATCCGATCATGCCGGTGTGTTCGGTAAATACCTGATCGAAATTGAACTGGGTGTGCCAGTGTTTCCGGCGGCACCTTCGATCGCGACCGTTTACGACAAACAACTGCGTTTACACAACATGCTGGCGATCGCGATTTCACAGTCTGGAAAAAGTCCGGACATCATCCGTCAGGCCGAATACGCCAAAGAGGGCGGCGCGCTGGTTTTGGCGATGGTCAATGACGAGCATTCGCCGCTGGCGCAAATTGCTGATGTCGTGTTGCCGCTGATGGCCGGAACTGAACAAGCGGTTGCTGCCACCAAATCCTATCTCTGCTCACTGTCCTTGCTGCTGCAATTGGTGGCGCAATGGAAACAGGATGCCGCATTGATTGAAGCGCTGGAAAAACTGCCGCGCCATTTGATGGCGGCCTGTAATACCAGCACCCAGTTGCGTCCCGAAATGTTGCAGAATACCGAGCACCTGATTTGTCTCGGCCGGGGCCTGGGTTATGCGATTGGTAAAGAAATGGCATTGAAGCTAAAAGAAGTGTGCAGCTTGCATGCTGAAGCGTTCAGCTCTGCCGAATTTCTGCACGGTCCGATTGCGCTGGCCAATCGTCCGTTGTCAGTGCTCGACATTGGTATTCAGGATGAAGCCTGGCAGGCGCACAAGGTACAGGTGGAACATTTGCGCAGCCGCAATATCGGGCCGATTGCGCTCAGTTGCCCGGTGCGCGATGTGCACCCACGATTACAACCGTTGTTGCTGATGCAACGCTTTTATCTCGACGTTGCGGCCGTTGCCGTCGCGCGCGGTTTCAATCCGGATGCACCAACTGGATTGAAAAAAGTGACAGCGACCTTGTAA
- a CDS encoding TonB-dependent receptor, with amino-acid sequence MVEQPFKRKLLPCLIAVTLGTAVVAPAYAEDADKRDSQKDAEVIEVRGIRDSLKRNLALKRDANAIVEVVTAEEVGKFPDKNVAESLSRITGVSIQRQFGEGERVSIRGTAPNLNRTLLNGHSVATADWFILDQLNATRSFNYLMLPSDVIGKLEVYKTPTADLEEGSIGGTVNVETLKPLQLPDLKLSATLQQVKYDKSGESDPLFSGLASWKNEADTFGVLLSYQTSTSNIRRDGIEVLGYSDVAIADQGGGTYAIPDLIGSAYFTQERERDSFTFSAQFRPTEAFDITFNALQSKMDANNVNANMLAWFSNMLGGGQQPVNTVVDSNGTVVAGRFNNTNAAWGAVYDVFVREAYTETEAYDVDLKYVLGDLTLSAKLGATEATGGTDRQLIWETVARTGFTWDLRGAAPQVVFTDIDPASTNPLPVNGWNGERDTGNVDEEDFVYIDADWYIGGDFFESLAFGLKQTKHTREVDFNGTVGHGLYGDTSCGGQPCGVGVVAGGLLPSDFMSGYSGVLNSYRLLDINALYAIYNALPSTGVCDPSLASLPCITPVASSTYSIEEEAFGGYLMANFRSGDWRGNFGVRVVTTDVTANGNRTGVDPNFPGASWSLFDNYYAPFTQTSSYTDTLPSANVAYELSKEVVLRASAAKVMARPDYGRMAPTVSLNSTSYTGAGGSPDLDPYRATQLDFSAEWYISDETALLGAVFYKDIDSYIINQVRQESHPTLFEPGGPVQPGNNCTLQSGNIYSCIYDVDRPENGSGGENFGFEVAFQQVFENGLGWSANYTYSDAETDAGDEIPGNSKHSYNVSLFFENSDWSARVSYNARDDFFIDMDRSREQWAADSAYVDASIAYNINDHVQLLLQGNNLTDEEVVQYYDGIKSRPNAIYQNGAVYYAGVRLNF; translated from the coding sequence ATGGTAGAGCAACCGTTTAAACGCAAGTTACTTCCATGCTTGATTGCGGTCACACTGGGCACGGCCGTTGTTGCGCCAGCCTACGCCGAGGACGCGGACAAGCGGGATAGTCAGAAAGACGCTGAAGTGATTGAAGTGCGCGGCATTCGCGACAGCTTGAAACGCAACCTGGCGCTGAAGCGCGACGCCAATGCGATTGTTGAAGTGGTCACTGCCGAAGAGGTCGGTAAGTTTCCGGACAAGAACGTCGCCGAGTCGCTGTCGCGTATTACCGGTGTCAGCATTCAACGCCAGTTTGGAGAAGGCGAGCGGGTGTCAATTCGCGGTACCGCACCGAACTTGAACCGCACACTGTTGAACGGCCACTCGGTGGCAACTGCCGACTGGTTCATTCTCGATCAGTTGAACGCAACGCGCAGCTTCAACTATCTGATGTTGCCGTCTGATGTGATCGGTAAACTAGAAGTGTACAAAACGCCGACCGCTGACCTTGAAGAAGGCAGTATCGGTGGTACCGTCAATGTCGAAACGCTGAAGCCTTTGCAACTGCCGGATCTGAAATTGTCGGCGACTTTGCAGCAAGTGAAGTACGACAAGTCCGGTGAGTCTGATCCTTTATTCTCCGGTTTGGCCAGTTGGAAAAACGAGGCGGATACCTTCGGTGTTCTGTTGTCGTATCAAACCAGCACCAGCAACATCCGTCGTGATGGTATTGAAGTGCTCGGCTACTCCGACGTCGCGATTGCCGACCAAGGTGGTGGCACTTACGCAATTCCGGATCTGATCGGTTCGGCGTATTTCACCCAAGAACGTGAGCGCGACAGTTTTACGTTTAGCGCACAGTTCCGTCCGACCGAAGCGTTCGACATCACGTTCAATGCCTTGCAATCGAAAATGGACGCCAATAACGTCAATGCCAACATGCTGGCCTGGTTCAGCAATATGCTTGGTGGCGGTCAGCAACCGGTCAACACCGTTGTCGACAGCAATGGTACTGTTGTCGCCGGCCGTTTCAATAACACCAACGCTGCCTGGGGCGCCGTCTACGACGTGTTCGTTCGCGAAGCCTATACTGAAACCGAAGCCTATGATGTTGACCTCAAATACGTGCTCGGTGATTTGACCTTGAGTGCCAAACTGGGTGCGACTGAAGCGACCGGTGGTACTGACCGTCAGCTGATCTGGGAAACGGTTGCTCGCACCGGTTTCACCTGGGATTTACGTGGCGCGGCACCGCAAGTGGTATTCACCGATATCGACCCTGCTTCAACCAATCCTTTGCCAGTTAATGGCTGGAACGGTGAACGTGACACCGGCAACGTCGATGAAGAAGATTTTGTTTACATCGATGCCGACTGGTACATCGGCGGCGACTTTTTCGAGTCGCTGGCGTTTGGTTTGAAACAAACCAAGCACACACGCGAAGTGGATTTCAACGGTACGGTCGGTCACGGTCTGTATGGTGATACCTCCTGTGGCGGTCAGCCCTGTGGCGTTGGTGTTGTCGCTGGCGGTCTGCTCCCGAGCGATTTCATGTCCGGTTATTCTGGCGTGCTGAATTCTTATCGCCTGCTGGATATCAATGCGCTTTATGCGATTTACAATGCCTTGCCGTCAACCGGCGTGTGCGATCCGTCACTGGCCAGTTTGCCGTGTATCACTCCGGTCGCCAGCAGCACCTACAGCATTGAAGAGGAAGCCTTTGGTGGTTATCTGATGGCCAACTTCCGCAGTGGTGATTGGCGCGGTAACTTCGGTGTTCGGGTTGTCACCACTGATGTGACCGCCAATGGCAATCGCACCGGTGTCGACCCAAATTTCCCGGGCGCATCCTGGTCGCTGTTTGACAACTATTACGCACCGTTTACCCAAACCAGCAGTTACACCGACACCTTACCGAGTGCCAACGTCGCGTACGAACTGTCGAAAGAAGTGGTGCTACGCGCTTCGGCGGCGAAAGTGATGGCCCGTCCGGATTACGGCCGCATGGCACCGACCGTTTCGCTGAACTCGACGTCGTATACCGGCGCCGGCGGTTCACCGGATCTGGATCCGTATCGCGCTACTCAGCTCGACTTCTCGGCGGAATGGTATATCTCCGATGAAACCGCGTTGCTGGGTGCGGTGTTCTACAAGGACATCGATTCCTACATCATCAATCAGGTTCGTCAAGAGTCGCACCCGACGTTGTTCGAACCGGGTGGTCCAGTACAACCGGGTAACAACTGCACGCTGCAATCGGGCAACATCTACAGCTGTATCTACGATGTCGACCGTCCGGAAAATGGTAGCGGCGGTGAAAACTTCGGTTTCGAAGTGGCGTTCCAGCAAGTGTTTGAGAACGGCCTCGGCTGGTCGGCGAACTACACCTATTCCGATGCCGAAACCGATGCCGGTGATGAGATCCCGGGTAACTCGAAACACAGCTACAACGTCTCCTTGTTCTTCGAGAACAGTGACTGGTCAGCACGTGTTTCCTACAACGCCCGTGATGACTTCTTCATCGACATGGATCGCAGTCGTGAACAGTGGGCCGCTGATTCAGCCTATGTTGACGCCTCGATTGCCTACAACATCAACGATCATGTTCAGTTGCTGCTCCAGGGTAACAACCTGACTGATGAAGAAGTGGTGCAGTACTACGACGGCATCAAATCGCGTCCGAATGCGATTTATCAGAATGGCGCCGTGTACTACGCCGGTGTTCGTCTCAACTTCTAA
- a CDS encoding sugar MFS transporter: MNHPVTLSSTEVTRVKGNPYRIPLLLMVSLFFMIGFITVLNDVLIPSLKGVFTLNNAQAMLIQFCFFIAYGLVSIPAGRLIQRVGYKNGLSISLAVMAIGLFLFVPAANVLSYAFFLFALFVVATGLTILQVTINPYIIALGPEETGASRLNLGGTLNSTATFIGPIIGAAYILPHGISDPMEKAQAVQGPYLVLALVTIGIAMLLYFLHLPKLATETEGNEQTGEKLTQFSHLIYGAGGIFFYVGAEVAIGSILILYFVEEQLIQLGSTASATLTAEKAAAALVAYYWASAMIGRFIGSIVGQKIRAHIMLRFVAVVAIILVSLAISGVLLDDWMGMQVMVLNLDPFSIGFEPVSFPVSLFLLVLVGLFNSVMWPCIFPLAIRGLGKNTSRGSGLLVSMVAGGALIPLLQGVLVDSFGFQYSFFVVLACYLYILFYAVHGYKVKYTSRTAL; encoded by the coding sequence ATGAATCATCCGGTCACCCTGAGCAGCACGGAGGTTACGCGCGTGAAAGGCAATCCTTACCGCATTCCTTTGTTATTGATGGTGTCGCTGTTCTTCATGATTGGCTTCATCACGGTGTTGAACGACGTGCTGATCCCAAGTCTGAAAGGCGTGTTCACGTTGAACAACGCCCAGGCGATGTTGATTCAGTTCTGCTTTTTTATCGCCTATGGTCTGGTCAGCATTCCGGCTGGCCGCTTGATTCAACGCGTTGGCTACAAAAATGGTTTGTCGATTTCATTGGCTGTGATGGCGATCGGTTTGTTCCTGTTCGTACCAGCCGCCAACGTCTTGTCCTACGCGTTCTTTCTGTTTGCCTTGTTTGTCGTCGCCACCGGCCTGACGATTCTGCAAGTAACGATCAATCCCTACATCATTGCCTTGGGACCAGAGGAAACCGGTGCGTCACGTTTGAATCTCGGCGGCACGCTGAATTCAACAGCGACGTTCATTGGCCCGATTATCGGCGCTGCCTATATCCTGCCGCATGGCATTTCCGATCCGATGGAAAAAGCGCAAGCGGTGCAGGGGCCATATCTGGTGCTGGCATTGGTGACCATTGGTATCGCAATGCTGCTGTATTTTTTGCATTTGCCGAAGCTTGCCACCGAAACCGAAGGCAATGAACAAACCGGCGAAAAGCTGACCCAGTTCTCGCACCTGATTTACGGTGCGGGCGGCATTTTCTTTTACGTCGGCGCGGAAGTGGCGATCGGCAGTATCCTGATTCTCTACTTTGTCGAAGAGCAGTTGATTCAACTTGGCAGCACGGCCAGCGCGACCTTGACGGCGGAAAAAGCGGCGGCAGCCCTGGTGGCTTATTACTGGGCCAGCGCCATGATCGGGCGCTTTATCGGCAGTATCGTCGGACAAAAAATTCGTGCTCATATCATGCTGCGCTTTGTTGCAGTGGTCGCGATCATTCTGGTCAGCCTGGCGATTTCCGGTGTGCTGCTTGATGACTGGATGGGCATGCAGGTCATGGTGCTGAATCTCGATCCGTTCTCAATCGGTTTTGAGCCGGTTTCGTTCCCGGTTTCGTTATTCCTGCTGGTGCTGGTTGGTCTGTTCAACTCGGTCATGTGGCCCTGCATTTTCCCGTTGGCGATTCGCGGCCTTGGCAAGAACACCAGCCGTGGTTCGGGCCTGTTGGTCAGCATGGTCGCCGGCGGTGCGCTGATTCCGTTGCTGCAAGGTGTGCTGGTCGACTCATTTGGTTTTCAGTACAGCTTTTTTGTGGTGCTGGCTTGTTACCTGTACATCCTGTTTTACGCCGTTCACGGCTATAAGGTGAAATACACCAGCCGCACTGCGCTGTAA